Proteins encoded within one genomic window of Bombus vancouverensis nearcticus unplaced genomic scaffold, iyBomVanc1_principal scaffold0060, whole genome shotgun sequence:
- the LOC143304868 gene encoding venom serine protease Bi-VSP-like encodes MEVQMPVIKNAECKIAYSKFPNAPDITDGIICAEHAQGGEDSCTADRGGPLLIQHELTSYLIGIVSYAYKCGTAGYPSVYTRVTSYLDFILQAME; translated from the exons atggaagtacaaatgccagtgattaagaacgccgaatgcaaaatagcttattccaaatttcctaatgcacctgatatcactgatggtataatatgcgccgaacatgctcaaggtggagaggattcttgtacg gctgaccgcggcggaccactgctgatacaacatgaattaacctcgtatttaataggtattgtgtcttacgcttataagtgcggcacagctggctatcccagcgtttacactagggtcacatcgtaccttgacttcattctccaagcgatggaataa
- the LOC143304856 gene encoding translation machinery-associated protein 16 homolog, with translation MPIAQQGFVPWYFNEATAMRKEFLKPKKMIHPNSRKSIAITKKAKKISNRQKAEMSCLIKQNSIGEKISWIRNNMIPGVCPYTPEITASLLETEVCSKK, from the exons ATGCCCATTGCCCAACAGGGTTTCGTTCCATGGTATTTCAACGAG GCCACTGCAATGAGAAAAGAATTCCTGAAGCCAAAGAAAATGATACATCCAAATAGCAGAAAGTCTATCGCTATTACGAAAAAAGCCAAAAA AATATCAAATAGACAGAAGGCAGAAATGTCCTGCTTGATAAAACAGAATTCAATAGGAGAGAAAATATCGTGGATCAGAAACAATATGATTCCAGGCGTGTGTCCCTATACTCCAGAGATAACTGCAAGTTTGTTAGAAACGGAG GTATGTAGCAAGAAATGA